Proteins from a genomic interval of Chroococcidiopsis thermalis PCC 7203:
- a CDS encoding glycosyltransferase family 39 protein, producing MLLQRTSLERIRASNFKYYLIIGLTLAIGIFLRFFLLPDKSLWLDEGASLYYSDGTSIQDIIATIVNTDTGDRFQPFYYLVLHFWRQLFGSSEFAVRSLSALLGIGTIVVLSTTAWQLYGRKHALWLTLFLSFSAYGVYYSQQTRAYTLLLFLASLQLYFLSQILPQKNVRGTAIAQVLFCLTTAVGLFCSIFIGIYTLALCIAHLLVSQNIKRWLQWWLPVAIACVPAAIFYLASPVATDPTKVHVTPSNQSVIQNIAFVFYGLLVGETYGPPIEQMRGGDRLQLIFNYLPVLLLFGLVAGIIVIGLVRGLKARSPEYKQYRPIDNFFLITFVSAFIIALAFAIVTKFNWLPRHSFYIYIPLSFLLPIVLRFSPRKKTWENLYRLAFIVLLLLNLYANYNYYFEPRYQRENYREIAQYLSKNNSQDTKSVLLYGVPYLLPYYGDTLTIDGLGLDTTKLAAEVSRVTKNANTAIIAISDQAFWEKKRNFDLESSMAKSYKLESHLQLTNFDIYHYVKK from the coding sequence ATGTTGTTACAAAGAACGTCACTAGAACGCATTAGAGCCTCTAATTTTAAGTACTATCTAATTATTGGCTTAACTCTTGCAATCGGCATTTTCCTGCGATTTTTCCTTTTGCCAGATAAGAGTTTATGGCTGGATGAGGGTGCTAGTTTATATTATTCTGACGGCACGAGCATTCAAGATATTATTGCCACGATTGTTAATACAGATACGGGCGATCGCTTTCAGCCGTTTTATTATTTAGTATTACATTTTTGGCGACAATTATTCGGTAGTAGCGAATTTGCCGTTCGCTCCCTTTCTGCTTTACTAGGAATTGGCACAATCGTTGTTTTGTCTACTACTGCATGGCAACTTTACGGGAGGAAACACGCTCTATGGTTAACGCTCTTTTTATCGTTTAGTGCTTACGGAGTTTATTACAGCCAGCAAACGAGAGCGTATACTTTACTCTTATTTTTAGCATCTCTACAATTATATTTTCTCAGTCAAATCTTACCGCAAAAAAATGTTAGAGGTACGGCGATCGCGCAGGTGCTATTTTGTCTAACTACAGCGGTCGGTCTTTTCTGTAGTATTTTTATTGGAATTTATACTCTCGCTCTGTGTATCGCTCACCTCCTAGTTTCTCAAAATATTAAGCGGTGGCTGCAATGGTGGTTACCTGTAGCAATTGCCTGTGTACCTGCGGCAATATTTTATTTAGCTTCCCCTGTAGCCACCGATCCGACAAAAGTTCACGTCACGCCATCGAATCAATCAGTTATTCAGAATATAGCTTTTGTTTTCTACGGCTTATTAGTTGGAGAAACTTACGGTCCACCAATCGAACAGATGCGTGGTGGCGATCGCCTGCAACTCATTTTCAATTATTTACCTGTTTTATTACTGTTTGGATTAGTTGCTGGTATTATTGTTATCGGACTTGTCAGAGGCTTAAAAGCGCGATCGCCAGAATATAAACAATATCGTCCAATTGATAATTTTTTTCTGATTACCTTTGTATCTGCTTTTATCATCGCACTTGCCTTTGCAATTGTGACAAAATTTAATTGGCTACCTCGACACTCTTTTTATATTTATATTCCCCTATCGTTTCTATTACCAATAGTACTTAGGTTTAGTCCTAGAAAAAAAACCTGGGAAAACTTATATCGTCTCGCTTTTATAGTGTTACTATTACTCAACTTATATGCAAACTACAACTACTATTTTGAACCTAGATATCAGCGGGAAAACTACCGAGAAATTGCCCAATATCTAAGCAAGAATAATAGCCAAGATACCAAATCCGTACTGCTGTACGGCGTGCCTTATTTACTACCTTATTATGGCGATACTTTAACAATAGATGGCTTAGGACTCGATACAACTAAGTTAGCAGCAGAAGTCAGTCGCGTTACTAAAAATGCAAACACAGCAATTATTGCAATTAGCGACCAAGCTTTTTGGGAAAAGAAAAGAAATTTTGATTTAGAAAGCTCAATGGCTAAGTCTTACAAACTAGAATCTCATCTGCAACTGACTAATTTTGATATCTATCATTACGTGAAGAAGTAG
- a CDS encoding glycosyltransferase family 2 protein — MKLVTVIIPVYQVEKYIAKTVSSVLAQTYKNFELLIVDDGSTDRSYEICQQFTDPRIKIIRQQNQGVAAARNTGIRQAQGDYVALLDGDDLWVPHKLEKHVEHLDSSPKVGVSFSRSAFIDEADKPLGIYQMSKLTDITPLDLLCRTPIGNGSVPVIRKELLAAIQFVEPESGELSYFDRDRSLHPSEDVECWLRMMLKTDWQLEGLAEALTLYRVNPKGFSAQLYKKLSSWETMLEKARAYTSPEMMAEWEKPAMAYQLRHLARRAVTLSAGSTAIEFSHKALSIYRSILFEEPRRTVMTLASAYLLWLLPKSTYHQIQSLALQITGSNQKRRILQELRE; from the coding sequence ATGAAATTAGTTACTGTCATCATTCCGGTTTATCAAGTCGAAAAATATATTGCAAAGACGGTAAGCTCTGTATTGGCACAAACATACAAAAATTTTGAATTATTAATTGTTGACGATGGTTCCACCGATCGCAGTTACGAAATTTGCCAACAGTTTACCGATCCCCGGATTAAAATTATTCGCCAGCAAAATCAAGGAGTTGCAGCAGCTCGAAACACGGGAATTCGTCAGGCTCAAGGTGATTATGTAGCGCTTTTAGACGGAGACGATCTTTGGGTTCCTCACAAGCTAGAAAAACACGTCGAACACCTAGATAGTTCGCCAAAAGTGGGAGTCAGTTTTAGTCGTTCGGCTTTTATCGACGAAGCAGATAAACCTTTGGGGATTTATCAAATGTCTAAATTAACAGATATTACGCCCCTCGATCTGTTGTGTCGCACGCCAATTGGAAACGGTTCAGTTCCCGTGATTCGTAAAGAATTGTTAGCAGCAATTCAGTTTGTCGAGCCTGAGTCAGGAGAACTCTCTTATTTCGATCGCGATCGCAGCTTACACCCGTCAGAAGATGTAGAATGTTGGCTGCGAATGATGCTAAAAACAGATTGGCAGCTTGAAGGATTAGCAGAAGCTTTAACTTTGTACCGCGTGAATCCCAAAGGATTTTCTGCCCAATTGTATAAGAAACTAAGCTCTTGGGAAACTATGTTAGAGAAAGCACGTGCCTACACCTCACCAGAGATGATGGCTGAGTGGGAAAAACCAGCTATGGCTTATCAACTCCGACATCTAGCACGTCGAGCTGTGACTTTATCCGCAGGCTCCACCGCCATCGAATTTTCTCACAAAGCTCTATCTATATATAGGTCAATTTTGTTTGAGGAACCACGGCGAACGGTAATGACTTTAGCATCTGCTTATTTGCTTTGGCTATTGCCTAAGTCTACTTATCATCAAATCCAATCTTTAGCGCTTCAGATCACAGGCTCGAATCAAAAACGAAGAATTCTTCAAGAATTAAGAGAATAG
- a CDS encoding glycosyltransferase family 2 protein — protein MKQVSVVIAVFRCEKYISATVQSVLDQTYKNLEILIVDDESPDRCVAICQQFTDPRIQIIRQRNRGLAGARNTGIRHAQGEYIAFLDGDDLWLPSKLEKHVEHLNNSPHVGVSFSRSALIDEMGNRLGTYLMPQLENISPECLLCDNPVGNGSAAVLRRETLDAIAFTDNLHGTSEKFPETYYFDERFRQAEDVECWLRIASQTQWQFAGIPEALTLYRVNSGGLSANLLKQLEYLEQVIEKTRSYAPELISEWEKPAKAYHMRYLARSAIRLKAGAIAVKLMHRALATHWGIVLTDPRRTLMTLAAAYLLWLLPTSIYRQIEALAAQSMGTWQKNRIHRDREIEVGS, from the coding sequence ATGAAACAAGTTTCTGTGGTAATTGCAGTTTTCCGTTGTGAGAAATATATCAGTGCCACAGTTCAGTCAGTGTTAGACCAGACTTACAAAAATTTAGAGATCTTGATTGTTGATGACGAGTCTCCAGATCGATGTGTAGCAATTTGTCAGCAATTTACTGACCCCAGAATTCAGATTATTCGCCAACGCAACCGAGGCTTGGCGGGAGCGAGAAACACAGGTATTCGTCACGCTCAAGGAGAGTATATTGCTTTTTTAGACGGAGACGATTTATGGTTGCCTTCAAAACTAGAAAAACATGTGGAGCATTTAAACAACTCTCCTCATGTGGGAGTGAGTTTCAGTCGTTCGGCTTTAATTGATGAAATGGGAAATCGCTTGGGGACTTATCTCATGCCGCAGCTAGAAAATATTTCCCCAGAGTGCTTGCTGTGCGATAATCCTGTAGGTAATGGTTCGGCGGCGGTGTTGCGTCGAGAAACTCTCGATGCGATCGCCTTTACCGATAATCTTCACGGAACTTCAGAAAAATTCCCAGAAACATATTATTTCGACGAGCGCTTTCGCCAAGCAGAAGATGTTGAATGCTGGCTGCGGATTGCGAGCCAAACTCAGTGGCAATTTGCTGGCATTCCCGAAGCTCTCACTTTGTATCGCGTCAACTCTGGCGGACTCTCAGCCAATCTGCTCAAGCAACTAGAATACCTAGAGCAAGTTATCGAAAAAACCCGCTCCTATGCACCGGAATTGATCTCTGAGTGGGAGAAACCTGCTAAGGCATATCACATGCGTTATTTGGCTCGTAGTGCCATCCGTCTCAAAGCAGGTGCGATCGCTGTGAAGCTCATGCACCGAGCCTTAGCAACTCACTGGGGTATTGTCTTGACAGATCCCCGTCGCACGCTGATGACACTGGCTGCTGCTTATCTGCTGTGGTTACTCCCCACCTCGATTTATCGTCAGATTGAGGCTTTGGCAGCTCAATCGATGGGAACTTGGCAAAAAAACCGCATTCACCGCGATCGCGAAATAGAAGTTGGAAGCTAA
- a CDS encoding lipopolysaccharide biosynthesis protein — translation MPILSAILSRLPQKLSNRFVRNLSWLGLAEIISRIFRLGLTVILARFLTPYDYGLAAIVSTVNEFMRVFMEIGVSAKIIQCDRQELDTICNSGYWLNWSIFTGLFFAQCLLAFPIAWFYRDRLTREIDLILPICIAGIPYLMWPFAAIQSALIVRENRLKVCAIAAVVRNLASYILSALFAIRGWGIWAFVLPWILVTPLEIIIYRKSYAWHPTAKFTTKAWRSILDFGKNICGVQFLKALRNNLDYLIIGRFLGIKELGIYFFGFNAGLGISLSIVTAINTAILPHLCKAKASMLELSKSYYSALKIITLIIFPLVILQSSLAYWYVPIIFGRQWIVAIPVLVLICLSAIPRPFADAASQLLVAVGKPNLDLYWNLAFTTVFALSLLIGVHWQVIGVAAAVLIVHMLFLPVFTIWTNRHVLRQS, via the coding sequence ATGCCTATCCTATCAGCTATTCTATCTAGGCTGCCTCAAAAACTTTCAAATCGGTTCGTTCGCAATCTCAGCTGGTTAGGTTTGGCAGAAATTATTTCTCGGATTTTTCGCCTCGGATTGACAGTAATTTTAGCTCGTTTTTTGACTCCTTATGACTACGGCTTAGCGGCAATTGTTTCTACAGTCAATGAGTTTATGCGAGTTTTTATGGAGATTGGGGTAAGTGCCAAAATAATTCAATGCGATCGCCAAGAATTAGATACTATTTGTAACTCCGGTTATTGGTTAAACTGGAGTATCTTTACAGGCTTATTTTTTGCTCAATGCCTACTTGCTTTTCCTATTGCTTGGTTTTATCGCGATCGCCTGACTCGCGAAATCGATTTAATTCTACCCATTTGTATTGCTGGTATACCCTATTTAATGTGGCCTTTTGCCGCGATCCAATCTGCTTTAATCGTTCGCGAAAATCGACTTAAAGTGTGCGCGATCGCTGCTGTTGTGAGAAATCTCGCTAGTTATATATTATCTGCCCTATTTGCTATTCGCGGCTGGGGAATCTGGGCGTTCGTTTTACCTTGGATTTTGGTGACTCCGCTGGAAATTATTATTTATCGTAAAAGTTACGCTTGGCATCCTACTGCTAAATTTACGACAAAAGCTTGGCGATCGATTTTAGATTTTGGTAAAAATATCTGTGGCGTGCAATTTCTCAAGGCGCTAAGAAATAACTTAGATTATTTAATAATTGGTAGGTTCTTAGGTATTAAAGAATTAGGAATTTATTTTTTTGGGTTCAATGCTGGATTGGGAATTAGCCTGAGTATAGTCACAGCAATCAATACAGCGATTTTACCACATCTATGTAAAGCTAAAGCTAGCATGTTGGAATTAAGTAAATCTTATTACAGCGCACTTAAAATTATTACTCTAATTATCTTTCCTTTAGTTATTCTTCAATCTAGCCTAGCTTATTGGTACGTACCAATTATTTTTGGTCGTCAGTGGATAGTTGCTATTCCCGTGCTGGTATTAATTTGCTTGTCAGCAATTCCCAGACCCTTCGCCGATGCTGCTTCGCAATTATTAGTAGCTGTAGGCAAACCCAATTTAGATTTATATTGGAATCTAGCTTTTACGACTGTGTTTGCTCTCTCTTTGTTAATTGGAGTCCATTGGCAGGTTATCGGTGTTGCAGCAGCAGTTTTAATCGTTCACATGCTCTTTCTTCCCGTATTTACAATTTGGACAAACCGCCATGTATTGCGTCAATCTTAA